The Candidatus Hydrogenedentota bacterium genome window below encodes:
- a CDS encoding amidohydrolase family protein gives MLLTKNRILVRGVFAGADCPSDVILKDGRVETVKPAGRATPDVGSLTAIIAPTLFDIQINGAKGIDLQSLDITPAGICTLNDFLASQGVSHWIPTIITGSPENMIHSCAAIAEAMTEPRIKRAIPGIHLEGPYISPEDGPRGAHDKKHVRNPSLAEFGEFMRVTQDRIAYITVAPEVEGAIPFIREAVRRRVRVALGHHGASAIDIERAVEAGATLSTHLGNGMAGTMNRHNNPLWPQLANDRLKASLIPDLEHLPEPVLRAFVRAKQPQRVILTSDYIHLAGLKPGPYELGGMPVEMLPSGRVCLSGTGYLAGSSLPLLQGVVNAMRVTDLTLKQALASASSIPGRFFHLKHRFALPFAGAVANFIVFSIVKAKTGWSSKLNAVFIGGVQYG, from the coding sequence GTGCTTTTGACCAAGAATCGCATCCTCGTAAGGGGAGTTTTCGCCGGTGCTGACTGCCCGTCCGACGTAATCCTGAAAGATGGACGAGTCGAGACAGTCAAACCGGCCGGCCGGGCCACTCCCGATGTCGGGTCGCTGACGGCCATCATCGCGCCTACACTGTTCGACATCCAGATTAACGGCGCCAAGGGCATCGATTTACAAAGTCTTGACATCACGCCGGCTGGCATCTGTACTCTGAACGATTTTCTCGCCAGCCAGGGCGTTTCGCATTGGATACCCACGATCATCACCGGCTCGCCCGAGAATATGATTCACAGCTGCGCCGCGATTGCGGAAGCCATGACCGAGCCGCGTATCAAGCGCGCTATTCCCGGCATACACCTCGAGGGACCCTACATCTCTCCGGAAGACGGTCCCCGGGGAGCGCACGATAAGAAGCATGTGCGGAATCCCTCCTTGGCGGAATTCGGGGAATTCATGCGGGTTACGCAAGACCGCATCGCCTACATCACTGTCGCGCCGGAAGTTGAAGGCGCCATTCCGTTTATCCGAGAAGCGGTGAGGCGGCGGGTGCGCGTGGCCTTGGGGCACCACGGTGCGTCGGCCATCGACATTGAACGAGCCGTCGAGGCGGGCGCGACGTTATCCACGCATCTGGGCAACGGCATGGCGGGCACCATGAACCGCCATAACAACCCTCTGTGGCCCCAATTGGCAAACGACCGCCTCAAAGCGTCGCTTATCCCGGACCTCGAACACCTGCCCGAGCCCGTTCTTCGCGCCTTTGTCCGGGCGAAGCAGCCGCAGCGCGTGATTTTGACGTCCGACTATATTCATCTGGCGGGACTTAAGCCGGGACCCTACGAACTCGGCGGCATGCCCGTCGAGATGTTGCCTTCGGGACGCGTATGCCTGAGCGGAACCGGGTATCTGGCTGGGAGCTCGCTGCCGTTGTTGCAGGGAGTTGTTAACGCCATGCGCGTGACGGATTTAACCCTGAAACAGGCTCTGGCCAGCGCATCGTCGATACCCGGACGGTTTTTCCATCTCAAGCACCGGTTTGCTCTTCCTTTTGCGGGAGCCGTGGCGAATTTCATCGTATTCTCTATAGTGAAAGCCAAGACGGGCTG